The region CCACACTGGCCCACGAGCTCGGCCATGGATACCATGGGGCTTGCCTAACAGAAGTATCTTATTTAAACAGTGATTACCCTATGCCTATTGCGGAAACTGCATCCACATTCTGTGAAACCATAATAATGAATGCAGCAATTAAAACAGCATCTAAAGAAGAAGCATTTACCTTATTAGAAACCAATATCTCTGATGCCGGACAGGTCATTGTGGATATATACAGCCGCTTTCTTTTTGAATCGGAGCTCTTTGAACGCAGAAAGGAAAGCTCTCCTTCTGTAAAGGAGCTTAAGGAAATGATGCTCAACGCTCAGAAAAAAGCATACGGCAGCGGATTGGACCCGGAATTTTTACATCCTTATATGTGGATTAACAAACCTCATTACTATTATGCCGACAGCAACTTTTACAACTTCCCATATGCCTTTGGACTGCTTTTCTCGAAAGGCCTTTATGCGGAATATCTGAAAAGAGGAGCAGCATTTGTTGAGCAATACGATAAACTCTTATCCATCACCGGAAAAAATAATTTGTACGATATAGCAAAATCCGCAGGGGTTGATATCCATTCCATTGATTTCTGGCGGAGTTCCTTAAGCCTTGTAATTGCAGATATATATAAGTTCATCGAAATGAGTAAAAATTAAAGGGGGGTAATCTCCCTTTTTTAATTCTTAAGTTTTGTAAACATACTTAATCCAAAATATACCAAATATAGTCCCACGCCATACCCCATTACTTTTATTATTTTAGGATTTAAAAGCTTTGATGCATATTTGCCCCCGGCAGAAATCAAGCCTAAAAATAAAACTGTGGCCATTACGCAACCTGCCGAATATGCCAGTATGCTTGCCGCCCCTGAAAGCTTATTGGAAGCCATAAGGGAACCGAATACCCCCGACCAGAACAATATAGTTAAAGGATTGGTGAGAGTAAGCTTTATCCCATATAAAAAGCTGTTCCTATCTGCCTGCTTAATAACAGTGTCATTCTTGCCCTGTTTTTTAAAATAGGATAAACCAAAATATATAAGGACGAATCCGCCTACTGACAGAACAACTTTATTTAATATATCGATCTTTAATAAAGCGGCCATACCAAGCAATGAAGCTATAATATATAATCCGTCCACAACAGCTACTCCCAAGGACATTTTCATTCCTTCTCTGAATCCCTTTGATAAGGATAAAAGCAATACCGACAGGCATACAGGCCCTATAGCTATTTGAAGCATCAACCCAAAAAACAATCCCTCAAAGAACATAAATTATTTCCCCCTATACTTCCTCTTTAATGCTGGAAAGAGCTATAATTGTATTTGTCCTTGTAACACCTGCAGTTTTTTTCAATTTATTTGAAATGAATTCTTCCAGATCACTGGTATTTTTAACCACCACCTTTAACAGATAATCGTATTCACCTGCTATATGATGACACTCAAGAACTGCCTCTTCCGACTTTATGGCTTCTCTGAATCCTTTTATATGCTCTGTCTTTTCAATAGTTGCGAATATGAAGGCCATAAGTCCTCTATCCAATTTGTCCCTGTCAATCTTTATAGTATATTGGCTTATAATTCCACCATCCTCAAGCTTGCGCATTCTTTCAGCCACTGCAGGCACTGAAAGGTTTAT is a window of Oxobacter pfennigii DNA encoding:
- a CDS encoding Lrp/AsnC family transcriptional regulator; translation: MDELDIKIIKLLKSNSRMTGSEIGKRINLSVPAVAERMRKLEDGGIISQYTIKIDRDKLDRGLMAFIFATIEKTEHIKGFREAIKSEEAVLECHHIAGEYDYLLKVVVKNTSDLEEFISNKLKKTAGVTRTNTIIALSSIKEEV
- a CDS encoding LysE family transporter encodes the protein MFFEGLFFGLMLQIAIGPVCLSVLLLSLSKGFREGMKMSLGVAVVDGLYIIASLLGMAALLKIDILNKVVLSVGGFVLIYFGLSYFKKQGKNDTVIKQADRNSFLYGIKLTLTNPLTILFWSGVFGSLMASNKLSGAASILAYSAGCVMATVLFLGLISAGGKYASKLLNPKIIKVMGYGVGLYLVYFGLSMFTKLKN